The window GATAAGAGCGGTGCTATCCATTAATGGGCAGAGTATATTAAGTCTCGCTCTCCGCTCAAAACTGGATGACCCCGGTAACTAGAGAGCCATGTAGAGGAGAATTTTAAACCTACTATCCAAGGTGATTACGATGTATGCTAGGAGAGAGCATGCAGGTTCCTATAGTGATGATAAAATCCTCGGTTCATGTGCACTTTTCGGGATGATGAATCTTACGTGTGAAAGATTTTCTTCTAAAGAACCTGTCCACGCAATCTCCTGTATGCGTGAACGGGGAAACGGTCTTGGCGGAGGCTTTGCCATATACGGCATATACCCAGACCTAGCGGATCTCTACGCGTTTCACGTAATGTACATGGATCCGCTATCTAGAAGGAGGGCTGAAAAAAATTTGATGAGAGATTTCAGAATATTACTCAGTGAAGAGATCCCCACCAAAGAGAGTAATGAGTTTCTTGATCCCCCAACCTTCTGGAGATATTTTCTCGAGCCGAAGCCCTCGAAACTTAGAGATGAAAATGTAAGCAGCGATGAATATGTTGTCCGCAGAGTTATGGGTATAAATACTGGTGTGAGGGGAGCTTATGTCATTTCAAGCGGGAAAGATATGGGCGTATTTAAGGGCATAGGCTTCCCAGAAGACATAGCCGATTTTTTCCGTTTAAACGAGTATAGAGGTTACATGTGGATCTGTCATGCGAGGTTTCCGACAAATACTCCAGGATGGTGGGGTGGAGCGCACCCATTCAGCATACTTGACTGGTCGGTGGCCCATAACGGAGAATTATCATCGTATGGTGTAAACCGCCGCTACCTAGAAATGGAGGGATATGGATGCGCCATGAAGACTGACACTGAAGTGCTCGCATATGCGCTTGATTTGCTTGCCAGAAGACATAATATACCGATAGAATTGATTGCAAAGGTTTTTGCACCTCCTTATTGGGAGGAAATAGATGCGATGAAGCCTAAAGAGAGATTAACGTTTGCGGCGCTGAGGCGGGTTTATGGCAGCCTAATGATGAATGGACCATTCTCAATAATAGCTGCCCGCCATGGCGAAATGATAGGCTTAACTGATCGAAAGAAGTTGAGGCCCTTAATAGGGGGGATGAGAGGCGACTTCCTGTACATATCCTCTGAGGAATCTGCGATCCGCTCAATATCCCCTAGCCTCGATAAGGTTGTACGCCCATATGGCGGCGAGATAATTGTCGGCAGACTTAGGGACTTAAGGGTCATGGAGACCCCAACACTTGTTGGGAGAGTGTATGCTTAAGTGAGAAGATACCTTCTACCGGAATATATTGTTGAGAGGGACGACTTAAAATGCACGAGATGCAAGATATGCGTGGAGCAATGCACCTATGGCGTCCACAATTATAATGCTATAAAGAATATGATAGAGAGTAGAAGCGAGCTTTGCGTTGACTGCCTAAGATGTGTACTTTTCTGTCCAGTAAACGCGATAACTGTTAGAAGGAACCCGAACGTCTATAAGGAAAATTACCATTGGACATATGAATTCATCACATCTATAAAGAGGCAGGCTGATACTGGAAGCGCACTTTTATCAGGCATGGGCTGCGACAAACAAAACCTAACCTACTGGGATAAGCTTCTGTTAAATGCTTGTCAGGTGACCAACCCGCCAATAGATCCAATAAGGGAACCAATAGAGATTAGGACATATCTTGGGGGAAAGCCCAAAATGCTTGAGTTTGAATTCAATGATGAAGACATAACTTTGGGGACTAAACTTGGGCCATGTCTCTGCGCAGAAACCCCAATCTTGTTTGCAGCCATGTCTTATGGCGCATTAAACTTAAATGTTCATGAGGCTTTAGCGAGAGCTGCGGTAGACTGTGGCACATATTTTAACTGTGGAGAGGGAGGACTTCACCCCAGCCTCTATAAGTATAGCGATCATACAATAGTTCAGGTAGCATCCGGGCGTTTCGGTGTAGACTTAAAGTATCTTAGTGTCGGAGCTGCAATAGAAATCAAGATAGGACAAGGAGCCAAGCCCGGAATAGGCGGGCATTTACCGGGCGAAAAGGTATCAGATGATATAGCGATGGTTAGAATGATACCCGCTGGAACAGACGCCATATCTCCGGCACCGCATCACGACATATATTCTATTGAGGATTTACGTCAGCTAATCTACGCCTTAAAGGAGACTGTTGAATACACGAAGCCTGTCGCCGTGAAAATAGCCGCTGTCCATAATTCAGCAGCCATTGCAAGCGGCATTGTCCGCGCCGGAGCTGATATTATAGTCCTTGATGGTGTCAGAGGTGCAACCGGGGCGGCCCCTAAGGCCATTAGAGATAACGTGGGAATACCAATAGAGCTGGCCGTAGCATCAGTGGATCAGAGACTGCGTGATGAGGGGGTAAGAGATGAGGTTTCTTTAATAGCGTCTGGCGGTATAAGGAGCAGCGCCGATGTAGTTAAGGCTGTAGCCTTAGGAGCAGACGCTGTTTATATAGGAACAGCGGCTCTTATTGCTATGGGCTGCACCTTATGCCAGAAATGCTATACTGGGAAATGTCCATGGGGAATCGCAACAACAGACCCAGAGATTTCGAAGAGGCTGAATCCTGAAGATGCCTATAAGAGAGTTGTAAATCTTGTTAAGGCCTGGAGCATAGAGATTAAAGAGATGCTTGGTGCAATGGGCATGGATGCCATAGAGAGCCTCCGCGGAAACCGTGAGCAGCTGAGGGGCGTGGGCTTAACAGATCGTGAGCTGGAGATTTTAGGCGTTAAAATGGCTGGCGAATAAATGGGGAGGCAGTTTTCCAGATATGAACGACATACATGGATGCGTGAAGAGGTTTGAGGTTGATAGGGCAATTATCGACGCTAAAGGAATGCATTACTTTGAATTGAATGCGCTGCTAAGGGAGTTAAGCGCTGACGGGATTAGGGATGTTGAAGTTTACAATGTGTATGGGCAAAGGTATATTGGAACCGGGTTGAAGACCCCTCTGAATATCAGGATTTATGGGGTTCCAGGAAATGATCTTGGAGCATTCATGGATGGGCAGAGGATTTTCGTGTATGGCAATGCGCAGGATGGCTGTGGAAACACCATGAATGATGGCTTAATAATTGTTCATGGAGATTCAGGCGACGTCGCCGGCTATGGAATGAGGGGAGGAAAAATATTTGTTAAGGGGGACGCTGGCTTCCGGGTTGGCGTCCATATGAAAGAATATGGTGGTAAAAGGCCGACTATAATCATCGGTGGGAATGTGGGCGATTTTCTAGGCGAATATATGTCTGGGGGCATAATACTCGTCTTAAATCTGAGCCGAAAGGAAGGAGGAGGTAAGCGGAGCATGAAGTTCGTAGGTGTTGGCATGCATGGCGGCACAATCTATATTCGTGGGGAAGTCGTGCATGTGGCGAAAGAGGCTAGAGTCGTTGAGACTGATGAACATGATCTTCGCTTGATAAGCGAGCTAGTCAGGGATTTCTCCACATGTTTCAGCTTAGGAATGAGCATAGATGAGATTATGTCGAATGAGTTTGTTAAGGTGGTGCCAGCTTCCTCGAGGCCATATGGAAAATTGTATGGCTAAGAGGGAAATGAGGGGTGGAGCATCCTGAAGCATGATACTATATTGGTTCTCGACTTCGGTGGTCAATATTGTCACCTAATAGCTAGGAGAGTGAGGGAAAACAAAGTTTACTCAGAAATAGTTCCATTTGATGTTGCTCCGGAAGAGGTGCTTGAGTTAAATGAGAGGTTGAATGTTAGGGGTTTGATCCTCTCCGGCGGCCCATTAAGCGTCTATGAAGAGAGAGCTCCAAGGCTTAATACTGAACTCCTAGATGTAGGTTTACCAGTTCTTGGCATATGTTATGG is drawn from Candidatus Bathyarchaeota archaeon and contains these coding sequences:
- a CDS encoding glutamine amidotransferase family protein produces the protein MYARREHAGSYSDDKILGSCALFGMMNLTCERFSSKEPVHAISCMRERGNGLGGGFAIYGIYPDLADLYAFHVMYMDPLSRRRAEKNLMRDFRILLSEEIPTKESNEFLDPPTFWRYFLEPKPSKLRDENVSSDEYVVRRVMGINTGVRGAYVISSGKDMGVFKGIGFPEDIADFFRLNEYRGYMWICHARFPTNTPGWWGGAHPFSILDWSVAHNGELSSYGVNRRYLEMEGYGCAMKTDTEVLAYALDLLARRHNIPIELIAKVFAPPYWEEIDAMKPKERLTFAALRRVYGSLMMNGPFSIIAARHGEMIGLTDRKKLRPLIGGMRGDFLYISSEESAIRSISPSLDKVVRPYGGEIIVGRLRDLRVMETPTLVGRVYA
- a CDS encoding glutamate synthase-related protein, yielding MRRYLLPEYIVERDDLKCTRCKICVEQCTYGVHNYNAIKNMIESRSELCVDCLRCVLFCPVNAITVRRNPNVYKENYHWTYEFITSIKRQADTGSALLSGMGCDKQNLTYWDKLLLNACQVTNPPIDPIREPIEIRTYLGGKPKMLEFEFNDEDITLGTKLGPCLCAETPILFAAMSYGALNLNVHEALARAAVDCGTYFNCGEGGLHPSLYKYSDHTIVQVASGRFGVDLKYLSVGAAIEIKIGQGAKPGIGGHLPGEKVSDDIAMVRMIPAGTDAISPAPHHDIYSIEDLRQLIYALKETVEYTKPVAVKIAAVHNSAAIASGIVRAGADIIVLDGVRGATGAAPKAIRDNVGIPIELAVASVDQRLRDEGVRDEVSLIASGGIRSSADVVKAVALGADAVYIGTAALIAMGCTLCQKCYTGKCPWGIATTDPEISKRLNPEDAYKRVVNLVKAWSIEIKEMLGAMGMDAIESLRGNREQLRGVGLTDRELEILGVKMAGE